The DNA sequence ACATCGAAACGATGGTCGAGGGGTTCCAGGACGCGTGCATGCGGCTGCGGTACTCCTCCCGGCCGGTCGTCGCCGCCCCCGCGGGGATGGCGCTGGGCGGCGGCACGGAAGTGTGCCTTGGCGCCGACCGGATCCGCGCGTCGGCCGAGACATACATGGGGCTGGTCGAGGTGGGCGTGGGGCTGCTGCCCGCCGGCGGGGGCCTGAAGGAGATGGCGATCCGCCACCTCGAGGGGATTCCGGACGGGGTTGCCGCGGACCCGCTCCCGTTCCTGCGAAAGGCGTTCGAGACGGTCGGTATGGCGAAAGTCTCCACGTCGGCAAAGGAGGCCCGGGAGCTCGGCTTCCTTCGGTCCACGGACCGGATCACCCTCCAGCGCGACTTCCTGATCCAGGACGCGAAGAACACCGTGCTCGCGATGAACCGGGAAGGGTACGAGATGCCGGAGGCGCGCAGCGTCGCCCTGCCCGGGCGGTCGGCCTTCCCGACGTTCGCCTACGGGTTGTACACGATGAAGGCGGCGGGGCAGATCAGCGAGCACGACGAGAAGATCGGCCGGATGATCGCCTCCGTGCTGACGGGCGGGGACATCCCCCCGGGGGCGAAACGGACCGAGCAGGAGCTGCTCGACCTGGAGCGCGAGGGGTTCCTGTCACTGTGCGGCGAGGAGAAGACCCAGGCGCGGATCCAGTTCATGCTGATGAAGGGGAAGCCGCTCCGGAATTGAAGCCTACGGCGACTACGCCGGAGGGGGAGTCCCGGGGGTACAGCGCCTTCAGGGATCGATATAATTGATCGCAGGGGGGATACGACGATGGCGAAGGCATATATCATCGCGTCGGTGCGCACGGCGGTGGGGAGGGCGAACAAGGGAAGCCTGAAGGACACCCGCCCGGACGACCTCGGCGCGGCGGCGATCCGCGCGGCGCTGGACCGCGTGCCGAACCTCGACCCGGCGCGGATCGACGACGTGATCCTCGGCTGCGCGATGCCGGAGGCCGAGCAGGGGATGAACGTCGCCCGCATCTGCGCCCTGAAGGCGGGGGTGCCCGACAGCGTCCCCGCGATGACGATCAACCGGTTCTGTTCCTCGGGGCTCCAGTCGATCGCGATGGCGGCGGAACGGATCCTCGCGGGGTTCGCCGACGTGGTGGTGGCCGGGGGCACCGAGTCGATGACGATGGTCCCCATGGGCGGCAACAAGCCTTCCTTCAACCCGGACCTGATCGACAACCGCCCGGAGGTGTACCTGCCGATGGGACTGACGGCCGAGGAGGTCGCCCGCCGGTACAAGGTGACGCGGGAGGACCAGGACCAGTTCGCCTACCATAGCCACCGCAAGGCGCTCGCGGCGATCCGGGACGGCAAGTTCCGGGAGGAGATCGTGCCGGTGAGCACGGTGCTGTTCCAGCAGAAGGACGGCGGACCGCTCCTGCGCAAGGAGATCGTCTACGACACGGACGACGGTCCGCGCGCCGACACGACGGTCGAGGCGCTGGCGAAGCTCAAGCCCGCCTTCGACGCGAAGGGAACGGTGACGGCGGGGAACTCCTCCCAGATGAGCGACGGCGCGGCCGTCGCGATCGTCGTCTCGGAAAAAGGCTTGAAGGAACTCGGCGCGGAGCCGATGGCGCGTTTCCTCGGGTTCGCCGTCGCAGGCGTCGCCCCCGAGGTGATGGGGATCGGCCCGATCGCGGCGATCCCGAAGCTCATGAAGCGGCTGCGGATGAAGCTCAACCGGATCGACCTGGTCGAGCTGAACGAGGCATTCGCCGCGCAGTCCCTCCCCGTGATCCGGGAGCTGTCGCTCGACCCCGACAAGGTGAACGTGAACGGCGGCGCGATCGCCCTCGGCCACCCGCTCGGGTGCACCGGCGCCAAGCTCACCGCCACGCTTCTCCACGAGATGAAGCGCCGCACCGCGGCCCTGGGCCTCGTCTCCATGTGCATCGGCGGCGGGATGGGCGCCGCGGGGCTCTTCGAGCGCGCGTAACCCGGATCGGGCTGCCCGGGAATAAATCGGTTGACACGTTGCGCCCGCCTACATTATCCATATACCCTATAACTTATATCGTCATTGTAGCATCACACAGGAATCGAAAGGAGACCAACGATGTCCTCCACGTTCAAGCCGGAAACGATCGCCCTTCACGGGGGGCAGAAACCCGACCCGACGACCAACGCAAGGGCGGTGCCGATCTATCAGACAACCTCCTACGTCTTCAACGACACGGCGCACGCGGCGAGGCTCTTCGGGCTGCAGGAGTTCGGAAACATCTACACCCGGATCATGAACCCGACGACCGACGTGTTCGAACAGCGGGTCGCGCAGCTGGAAGGGGGCACCGGAGCGCTCGCGATGGCTTCCGGCCAGGCGGCGGAGACCCTCGCCCTGCTGAACATCGCCCGCGCGGGGGATGAGATCCTCTCGTCGGCCTCCCTCTACGGCGGGACGTACAACCTGTTCCACTACACCTTCCCGAAGTTGGGGATCCAGGTGAAGTTCGTCGACCCGAAGGACCCGGAGAGCTTCCGGAAGGCGCTGACGAAGAAGACGAAGGCGGTCTTCGCGGAAACCGTGGGCAACCCCAAACTCGACACGCTCGACGTCGGCGCGGTCTCGAAGATCGCGCATGACGCGGGGATCCCGCTGGTGGTCGACAACACGATGCCCACGCCCTTCCTGATGCGCCCCTTCGACCACGGGGCGGACATCGTGATTCACTCTGCCACCAAGTTCATCGGCGGCCACGGGACCTCGATCGGCGGCATCGTCGTCGACTCCGGGAAGTTCGATTGGGGCAACGGGAACTTCCCCGAATTCACCGAGCCCGATCCTTCGTACCACGGGCTGAAATATTGGGAGGTCTTCGGGAATTTCCCGGGCCTTGGGAACGTCGCGTTCATCATCAAGCTGCGGGTGCAGCTGCTCCGCGACCTCGGGCCGGCGCTTTCTCCCTTCAACGCCTTCCAGTTCCTGCTGGGGCTGGAGACGCTTCACCTCCGGATGGAGCGGCACAGCGTGAACGCCCTGGCCGTGGGGAAGTTCCTCGAGAAGCATCCCAACGTCTCCTGGGTCAACTACCCGGGGTTGTCAAGCCACCCCTCGCACGCCCTCGCGAAGAAGTACCACCATCGCGGGCTGTACGGCGCGATCCTCGGGTTCGGCATCAAGGGCGGCGTCGCGGCGGGAAAGAAATTCATCGAGAGCCTCAAGCTCTTCTCCCATCTGGCGAACATCGGCGATGCGAAGAGCCTCGTGATCCACCCGGCGTCCACGACACACCAGCAGCTCACACCGGCGGAGCAACTCGCCACCGGCGTCACGGACGACTTCGTCCGCCTCTCGGTCGGGATCGAAAACGTCGATGACATCATCGCGGACCTTGACCAGGCGCTTCGGTCGAGCTGACGCCGCGGTCCGTGTGTATCACCACCCCGCCGGATGGTTTGGGGGGGGGGACGGGGAGTTCGCTCGAATCGAAAAGTGAACGAATAAATACTCGACATCCATCGTAAAATCAGAGAGGACGATTTCTTCAAGGAACCTGGAAAGGCGGCATAGACGGGGAAAGATTCGCAGGAGACCGGCGAACCGTACCGGAGATCGGGGGATCGGATGAAGGCATTCGGGAAGGGCTTCGGATGGGCATCGATCATGGCAGCGCTACTCCTGTTCCCGGCGGCATCCAGCGCGGAACTTCTCGGGTCGATGAGAGTACGCCTCGTCCAGGGCGACGTGCAGGTGAAGATCGCTGAAACGGGCGAGTGGGCGCCCGCCTCGATCAACATGCCTCTTATCGAGGGGGATGAGCTGTGGGTCCCCGAAGGGAGTCTCTCGGCGATCCAGACGAACAACGGAACGCACGTCCGGCTCGACGGGAACACGGCCCTCCAGGTCGTTCGGGTGGATCGAAATTCCTTCCAGTTCCATCTTCCGCAGGGGCGCGCGTACGTGTTGCACAACTCACCGAGGCGAGGCGTCCTTCAGTTCGATACCCCCGACGCCTCCATCCGGACATTCAATCGATCGACCTTCGGGATCGACGTCCAGGACGGGGAGACGGACGTCCTGGTCTTCCGGGGGACGGTCAGGGCGGAGAACGCGGGCGGGTCGACGAGGGTCCGCGCGGGCAGCATGCTGATCCTGGGGTGGGACGGCTACGCGGAGATCTCCCCGCTTCCCCCTCCCGACGGGTGGCAGGAGTGGAATGAGCGGCGGGACCGGCTCGCTCTCTCGCGCGGAGAAGGCTACCGGTACTTGCCGGACGAACTCCGTGTGTACTCCAGCGACTTCGAGGAGAACGGCCGCTGGGTGAGGGTTCCGGAATACGGATATGTCTGGACCCCGACGGTCGTCGTGATCGGCGACTGGGCCCCGTACCGGCATGGAAGGTGGGTGTGGAGGGGTGGAAGCTACGTGTGGGTCGGTTACGAGCCCTGGGGGTGGGCTCCCTACCATTACGGACGCTGGGCATTCGTCATCCGCGTCGGCTGGTGCTGGGTACCGCCTTCCCGGGGGGATGTATTCTGGGGCCCGGGATACGTGGGCTGGGTGAGGACCGGGGATTACGTGGCATGGGTTCCCCTCGCCCCGAGGGAAGTCTACTACGGGCACGGATACTTCGGTCGGCACAGCGTGAATATCACGAACGTGAACATCAACCAGGTCCGGGTGACCAACGTGTACCGGAACGTCAACGTCACGAACAGCATCACCGTGGTCAACCAGACGACGTTCGTCACGGGGCGGCCGGCGGCCGTCGACCGGAACGTGGCGGTGCGCATTAGGGAGGACTTCACGCAGCGCCGCAATATCGTGGTGGGGAGGCCCCAGATCAAGCCCGTCGAGGAGAGCTACGTGCCGGTGGTCCGGCAGATTCCCGAGTCGAAGCGTCCGCCGCCGGCGGTCCGAAAGGTCGACGTGAAGGAACTGAGGCAATCCCGTCCGCTGGTCAAGGAACCCGAACGGTCCGCCATACGGCCGCAAGCGCCGCCCCGCACGCTGGAGGTGAAAAAAGTCGAGAAACCGAGGCCCTTGAGCGAGCGGACAAGGGAGCGCCGGCAAACGGCGCCGCCCGAAAAGGAAAGGCCGCAGGCAGCGCCCGCCGAGCGGGGGAGGCCGCCGCAGGTGGCCCCGGCGGAGGAGGAGAAGCGGAAGGAAGCCCCGGCGGAGAGGGGCAGGCCGCCGCAGACGGCGCCGGCCGAAAAGGAGAGGCCGCAGGCAGCGCCCGCCGAGCGGGGGAGGCCGACGCAGCCGGCTCCGGCGGAGAGAGGCAAGAAGAAGGTGGCCCCGGCGGAGAAGGGAAAACCGAAGGAAGCCCCGCCCGATAACGTCCTGCGCGAGGACCTCCGCGGCGGGACGGACCGGGGGGGTGGGAAGAATCGCCGCTAGCCCGCATATCTCACCAGGGTTCGTAGCGAGGTGGTGGAGATGGGCGTGGATACAAGGCGCGCGACCGAGGGCCCCGGAGGCGTAGTTGAGACTACGTCGAGGAGCCCGACCGAGCGCAACGCAGTAGACATGCCCATATCCGCCGCCGCAGTAGAAGCCTAGTGAGATATGCGGGCCAGGCGCGACGACGGTGGGCGGAAGTCCGGCAGGATGAAGCCCGGGCGCTCGGTCCGGGCTTCATCCTTTCCATCGTTGCATGCAGGGGACGGGGTCCCTGCGTATTCGTACTTGACATTAACGTTAAGTAGAAGTATGAAGCAGGGAGGGCCCCGGGGACCCGGGGACAGACCGAGGTGAGCCCATGACGACCGGAGAGAAGATTCTGCACGGCGGCGGGTACCTGATCGAGGACGCAACCGCGGAGACCGTGTTCACCCCCGAGGATTTCAGCGACGAGCAGCTTCAGCTCGCCGACACCACGGACCAGTTCCTCCGCGAAAAGGTCCTCCCCCATGTGGAAAGGCTGGAGAACCACGACTTCGACCTGATGGTCAAGCTCCTTCGCCAGTTCGGGGAGCTGGGCCTCCTGATGATCGACGCCCCCGAGGAGCACGGGGGACTCGATCTCCCGAAAACCACGAGCATGCTGGCGGCGGAGAAGGCGTCCATCTACGGCGGCTTCTCCGTGGCGTATACCGCGCACTCGGGGATCGGAACCCTGCCCCTCGTCTACTACGGGACGAAGGAGCAGAAGGAGAGGTACCTCGGGAAGATCATCACCGGCGAGTGGATGGCCGCCTACTGCCTCACGGAGCCCGACTCCGGGAGCGACGCCCTCGGCGCCAAGGCAACCGCCACGCTCTCGCCGGACGGGAAGCACTATCTCCTGAACGGCACCAAGCAGTTCATCACGAACGGGTCCTTCGCCGACCTCTACACGGTCTTTGCCAAGATCGACCGGCAGCATTTCACGGCGTTCCTGGTCGAGCGCGCCTTCGAGGGGGTGAAGCCCGGCCCGGAGGAGAAGAAGCTCGGGATCCGGGGCTCCTCGACGACTTCGCTGATCCTCGAGGACGCGAAGGTCCCCGTGGAAAACGTGCTCGGGGAGATCGGCAAGGGGCACAAGATCGCGTTCAACGTGCTGAACGTCGGGCGCCTGAAGCTCGGCGCCTGCGTCACCGGCGCCGGGAAATTCGCCTTCGCGGAGGGGGTGCGGTACGCGAACCTGCGGAAGCAGTTCGGCGTCACCATCGGGACGTTCGGCGCCATCCGGGAGAAGATCGCTGACACCGCCGCGGCGCTGTTCGCCTCCGAGTCCCTGGCGTACCGCGTGGCCGGGATGATCGACGACCGGCTGGCCGCCGTTCCGAAGGGGATCCCCGACTACTACGAGGCGTACCAGCAGGGGATCGAGGATTACTCCATCGAGTGCGCCATCGCGAAGGTCTTCTGCAGCGACGTCCTCGCCCTGGTGGTCGACGAGACCGTCCAGATCTTCGGCGGGTACGGCTACACGCAGGAGTACCCCGCGGAGCGCTATTACCGCGACGAGCGGATCAACAGGATCTTCGAGGGGACGAACGAGATCAACCGGATGCTCATCCCCGGTACGCTTCTGCGCCGGTCGAAGAAGGGGGAGATCCCCCTGCAGGAAGAGGTGATGAAGGCGGTGGGTCGCCTCTCCGCCACGGCGGGGGAAGCGCCGTCCGGGCCGTTCGGGGCGGAGAAGGCGCTGCTGCGCAACCTGAAGGACGCCTTCCTCGTGCTGGCGGGCGCGGCCGTGCAGCGGTTCGGGGGGAAAGTCAAGGACGAGCAGGAAACGCTGATCGCCCTCGCGGACGTGGCGATCGGCGTCTTCGCGATCGAAAGCGCGGTGCTGCGGGCGGAAAAGATCGCCGCCTCCGGGAACGCCTCCCGGGCGGAGCTCGCCGCCGCGGCCGTCAAGACGTTCGCGTTCCCGGCGGCCGAGGCGGCCGTGAGCGCGGCGCGGCGCGCGGCGTTCTACGTCGGCGAGGGGAACACGCTGCAGATGCTCCTCTCCGGGATCCGGCGGGCGACCCGGTACGACGCCTCCGGCCTCCTCGACGCGAAGCACAAGCTCGCGGCCGCGGCGCTCGAATCGGAGCGCTACCCGTTCTGAGAACGATCCGCGTCCGCTACGTGAGGGTCCGGCGGAGTCGCCGCAGGAGGGGGGGCGCCCCGGTACGAGCTTCGCGCTGCCGGGGTACCCCCGCCGTAGGAAGAACGGGGGGCACAGTGAGGCTGGCCTCCAGCCGTGCGGGTTCATCGCACGGCGAGCCACGAACGGAGCCCCGCCCTCCGAGGCGACGCAGCCGAAGGGGGAGTCCTGGAGGCGCAGCGGCTTCCTGCGAGATGGAGTTTCCCTCGCCCGCATGCGACCGTAGTACAATTCGAAAAGCTTATTCGATCGGGGGGGTACCGGATGAGAAAGCTCGCCGTCGCGCTGTCGTTCCTGCTGCTGTCGTCGCATGCGTTCGCGCTGGACGTCGCCGGGGTGAACGTCGCGCCGGCGGTTTCCGTCCACCAGAAGACGCTCACCCTCAACGGCGCGGGAATCCGCAAGGCGTACTCCTTCGTCAAGGTGTACGTCGGCGCGCTCTACACGGAAAAGAAGTCCGTCTCGACCGACGAACTGCTGAAGGATCCGGGCGACAAGCTCCTACGGATGGTCTTCGTCATGAAG is a window from the bacterium genome containing:
- a CDS encoding acetyl-CoA C-acyltransferase, with the protein product MAKAYIIASVRTAVGRANKGSLKDTRPDDLGAAAIRAALDRVPNLDPARIDDVILGCAMPEAEQGMNVARICALKAGVPDSVPAMTINRFCSSGLQSIAMAAERILAGFADVVVAGGTESMTMVPMGGNKPSFNPDLIDNRPEVYLPMGLTAEEVARRYKVTREDQDQFAYHSHRKALAAIRDGKFREEIVPVSTVLFQQKDGGPLLRKEIVYDTDDGPRADTTVEALAKLKPAFDAKGTVTAGNSSQMSDGAAVAIVVSEKGLKELGAEPMARFLGFAVAGVAPEVMGIGPIAAIPKLMKRLRMKLNRIDLVELNEAFAAQSLPVIRELSLDPDKVNVNGGAIALGHPLGCTGAKLTATLLHEMKRRTAALGLVSMCIGGGMGAAGLFERA
- a CDS encoding homocysteine synthase, which gives rise to MSSTFKPETIALHGGQKPDPTTNARAVPIYQTTSYVFNDTAHAARLFGLQEFGNIYTRIMNPTTDVFEQRVAQLEGGTGALAMASGQAAETLALLNIARAGDEILSSASLYGGTYNLFHYTFPKLGIQVKFVDPKDPESFRKALTKKTKAVFAETVGNPKLDTLDVGAVSKIAHDAGIPLVVDNTMPTPFLMRPFDHGADIVIHSATKFIGGHGTSIGGIVVDSGKFDWGNGNFPEFTEPDPSYHGLKYWEVFGNFPGLGNVAFIIKLRVQLLRDLGPALSPFNAFQFLLGLETLHLRMERHSVNALAVGKFLEKHPNVSWVNYPGLSSHPSHALAKKYHHRGLYGAILGFGIKGGVAAGKKFIESLKLFSHLANIGDAKSLVIHPASTTHQQLTPAEQLATGVTDDFVRLSVGIENVDDIIADLDQALRSS
- a CDS encoding FecR domain-containing protein, encoding MKAFGKGFGWASIMAALLLFPAASSAELLGSMRVRLVQGDVQVKIAETGEWAPASINMPLIEGDELWVPEGSLSAIQTNNGTHVRLDGNTALQVVRVDRNSFQFHLPQGRAYVLHNSPRRGVLQFDTPDASIRTFNRSTFGIDVQDGETDVLVFRGTVRAENAGGSTRVRAGSMLILGWDGYAEISPLPPPDGWQEWNERRDRLALSRGEGYRYLPDELRVYSSDFEENGRWVRVPEYGYVWTPTVVVIGDWAPYRHGRWVWRGGSYVWVGYEPWGWAPYHYGRWAFVIRVGWCWVPPSRGDVFWGPGYVGWVRTGDYVAWVPLAPREVYYGHGYFGRHSVNITNVNINQVRVTNVYRNVNVTNSITVVNQTTFVTGRPAAVDRNVAVRIREDFTQRRNIVVGRPQIKPVEESYVPVVRQIPESKRPPPAVRKVDVKELRQSRPLVKEPERSAIRPQAPPRTLEVKKVEKPRPLSERTRERRQTAPPEKERPQAAPAERGRPPQVAPAEEEKRKEAPAERGRPPQTAPAEKERPQAAPAERGRPTQPAPAERGKKKVAPAEKGKPKEAPPDNVLREDLRGGTDRGGGKNRR
- a CDS encoding acyl-CoA dehydrogenase family protein, with the translated sequence MTTGEKILHGGGYLIEDATAETVFTPEDFSDEQLQLADTTDQFLREKVLPHVERLENHDFDLMVKLLRQFGELGLLMIDAPEEHGGLDLPKTTSMLAAEKASIYGGFSVAYTAHSGIGTLPLVYYGTKEQKERYLGKIITGEWMAAYCLTEPDSGSDALGAKATATLSPDGKHYLLNGTKQFITNGSFADLYTVFAKIDRQHFTAFLVERAFEGVKPGPEEKKLGIRGSSTTSLILEDAKVPVENVLGEIGKGHKIAFNVLNVGRLKLGACVTGAGKFAFAEGVRYANLRKQFGVTIGTFGAIREKIADTAAALFASESLAYRVAGMIDDRLAAVPKGIPDYYEAYQQGIEDYSIECAIAKVFCSDVLALVVDETVQIFGGYGYTQEYPAERYYRDERINRIFEGTNEINRMLIPGTLLRRSKKGEIPLQEEVMKAVGRLSATAGEAPSGPFGAEKALLRNLKDAFLVLAGAAVQRFGGKVKDEQETLIALADVAIGVFAIESAVLRAEKIAASGNASRAELAAAAVKTFAFPAAEAAVSAARRAAFYVGEGNTLQMLLSGIRRATRYDASGLLDAKHKLAAAALESERYPF